One part of the Sporocytophaga myxococcoides DSM 11118 genome encodes these proteins:
- a CDS encoding M4 family metallopeptidase, with product MKKITFFISLSLLVLKGAIAQNIKPDLFSAKKRNPHTHTSVRKASDITIDGRLNRNALPYLLNAVPASQGNTTFLISLDQEKKTPYFIKRKSSNTKNTRKLSLNAPELCKKEAANFLNEIKPVLKLRNSANEFEIQDTIEGDLRHIRFTQKVGGIPVLGGDGIIHLSEDGNHTFHGQIENVDANLSTTPSISAKQVIETAVNDLKKTLSVRTLSAKEQQVLEYKGPEATLVIVPRSEMIKLYELAWEISIRPNLIDHYHYYVSAITGKIIFKENHTCTAVHATGTAPDLNGVNQTVTSYQDGTTFYLIDTSTPMFSAKSVLPEQPVGAIWTMNAENTDLTSIAQITSSTASSWTPTAVSAHSNAKVCYDYYKNTHNRNSLNGQGGNIISVINVTDGGKSMENAYWNGKLMAYGNGGSYFKPLAGALDVAAHEMTHGVIQNSCNLKYSGQTGAINESLADIFGSLVDRDDWKIGEAITKNFTLFPSGALRDISNPHNGGSSKSDYCWQPAHMDEFVITSSDNGGVHTNSGIPNKAFYLFATQVTKEKAEKVYYLAMTKYLFASSRFIDLRISVVSAATELYGENSNEVTQAKSAFDQVGILEGQATKIEENLPENPGDEFLLVTKTLKDNYRLETIKTATSQKNLITSSKVGRKPSISDNGSVMYFVTPDGVIKQIYTTGNSEIIFDNSRKWNNVSVSKDGTKIAAVTDDEDSSIYVRKTSGTSPWVRFILYNPTFTPDSIEIRSNGPKYADALEWDHFGERIMYDCYNLIKGDKDSVVFWDVNFIKVWDNAENDFSDGTVTKLYADLPQDISIGNPTFSKNSPYIIAYEIIDEYVGYVDMVSTNLETSESNFILNGNNGMLCFPSFNKSDTKIGFTTMGARIQDTVFAYVNMDVDKITPIDGFYDPTITGKYFNYYANGDRVLGNEPQTKSENFRIYPNPFDNIITIDFNIIGSTEIILINSLGQNVYQETLNLNGFTQHQLTMPELKAGTYIIKIISKDGIFTSKLLKL from the coding sequence ATGAAAAAAATAACCTTTTTTATTTCACTCTCTCTACTGGTTTTGAAAGGAGCGATAGCTCAAAATATCAAACCTGACTTATTTTCTGCAAAAAAAAGAAATCCACACACACACACATCTGTCAGAAAAGCTTCAGACATAACGATCGATGGTAGACTAAACAGGAATGCTCTTCCCTATCTTCTCAATGCTGTTCCTGCAAGTCAAGGAAACACAACCTTTTTGATCTCTTTAGATCAAGAAAAAAAAACTCCTTACTTTATAAAGCGAAAATCATCAAATACCAAAAATACTAGAAAGCTCTCCTTAAATGCCCCTGAGCTTTGCAAAAAAGAAGCTGCTAATTTTCTTAATGAAATTAAACCTGTTTTAAAACTTCGCAACAGTGCCAATGAATTTGAAATTCAAGATACCATAGAAGGAGATTTAAGACACATCCGTTTTACTCAAAAGGTTGGCGGGATTCCAGTTTTGGGAGGTGATGGTATAATTCACCTAAGCGAAGATGGCAACCATACTTTTCATGGACAAATTGAAAATGTAGATGCAAACTTGAGCACAACACCATCTATAAGTGCAAAACAGGTAATCGAAACTGCAGTCAATGACCTAAAAAAAACATTATCTGTAAGGACTCTATCAGCGAAAGAACAACAGGTCCTTGAATATAAAGGTCCTGAAGCAACTCTTGTAATTGTACCGAGATCCGAAATGATTAAACTTTATGAGTTGGCATGGGAAATTAGTATAAGACCCAATCTAATCGACCATTATCACTATTATGTAAGTGCTATTACGGGGAAAATAATCTTTAAAGAAAATCATACATGTACTGCAGTGCATGCGACAGGTACGGCACCCGATTTAAATGGGGTAAACCAGACTGTGACCAGCTATCAGGACGGCACTACCTTTTACCTGATTGATACTTCTACCCCAATGTTCAGTGCCAAATCAGTTTTACCGGAACAACCTGTGGGGGCAATTTGGACAATGAATGCTGAAAATACCGATCTTACCAGCATTGCGCAGATAACATCTTCTACTGCTTCTTCCTGGACTCCAACAGCTGTATCAGCTCACAGCAATGCTAAAGTTTGCTATGACTATTACAAAAACACCCATAACAGAAACTCATTGAATGGTCAGGGAGGAAATATTATCTCTGTAATAAATGTAACTGATGGTGGAAAATCTATGGAAAATGCTTACTGGAATGGTAAACTAATGGCATATGGAAATGGAGGTTCTTATTTCAAACCTTTGGCAGGGGCACTGGACGTAGCTGCACATGAAATGACACATGGAGTAATTCAGAATAGCTGCAATCTCAAATATTCCGGACAAACAGGTGCAATCAACGAATCTCTGGCTGATATCTTCGGTTCATTAGTAGATCGTGATGATTGGAAAATCGGAGAAGCTATTACAAAGAATTTCACTTTGTTTCCTTCAGGAGCATTAAGAGATATTTCAAATCCTCATAATGGTGGCTCTTCCAAATCTGATTATTGCTGGCAGCCCGCCCATATGGATGAATTTGTGATTACTTCAAGTGATAATGGAGGTGTGCATACTAATAGCGGTATTCCAAACAAGGCATTTTATTTATTTGCTACTCAGGTCACCAAAGAAAAAGCTGAAAAAGTTTATTACCTGGCCATGACTAAATACCTATTTGCCTCTTCTCGCTTTATTGATCTGAGAATATCTGTGGTTAGTGCAGCTACTGAACTTTATGGAGAAAATTCAAATGAGGTTACTCAAGCCAAATCTGCTTTTGACCAGGTAGGAATTCTTGAAGGACAAGCAACTAAAATTGAAGAAAACCTTCCTGAAAATCCAGGAGATGAGTTTCTACTTGTGACTAAAACACTAAAAGACAATTACAGACTTGAAACCATAAAGACTGCCACTTCTCAAAAAAATTTGATAACATCTAGCAAAGTAGGAAGAAAACCAAGTATCTCCGACAACGGAAGTGTCATGTATTTTGTCACACCGGATGGTGTTATCAAGCAGATCTATACAACTGGCAATTCTGAGATAATTTTTGATAATTCCAGAAAGTGGAATAATGTATCCGTTTCAAAAGACGGAACAAAAATAGCTGCCGTAACTGATGATGAAGATTCTTCAATTTATGTAAGAAAAACTTCAGGAACATCTCCATGGGTACGTTTTATTTTATACAACCCGACCTTCACTCCTGATTCGATAGAAATAAGATCTAACGGTCCTAAATATGCTGATGCCCTGGAATGGGATCATTTTGGAGAAAGAATTATGTATGATTGTTACAACCTAATCAAAGGAGACAAGGATAGTGTAGTATTCTGGGACGTTAATTTTATAAAAGTATGGGACAATGCTGAAAATGATTTTTCTGACGGAACCGTAACCAAACTCTATGCTGACCTTCCACAGGACATTAGTATTGGTAATCCTACATTTTCCAAAAACTCGCCTTATATCATCGCATATGAGATAATAGATGAATATGTCGGCTACGTAGATATGGTCTCTACTAATCTTGAAACATCCGAAAGTAATTTTATTCTGAATGGCAATAATGGGATGTTATGCTTTCCAAGCTTTAATAAGTCCGACACTAAAATTGGTTTTACCACCATGGGAGCAAGAATACAAGATACAGTTTTTGCATATGTAAATATGGATGTAGATAAAATTACTCCGATCGATGGCTTCTATGACCCAACCATAACCGGAAAATATTTTAATTACTATGCAAATGGGGACCGCGTCCTGGGCAATGAACCACAAACAAAGTCTGAAAATTTTAGAATATATCCCAATCCGTTTGATAATATCATAACAATTGATTTTAATATTATCGGTTCAACGGAAATTATACTGATAAATAGTTTAGGGCAAAATGTCTATCAGGAAACACTGAACCTGAATGGTTTCACTCAGCACCAACTTACAATGCCTGAGCTCAAAGCTGGAACTTACATCATTAAAATCATTTCAAAAGATGGTATATTCACATCTAAGTTGCTTAAGTTATAG